The following DNA comes from Deltaproteobacteria bacterium.
ATACGAATAAGGCGGCGTCCCGATGCCGGCGTCGGAGTTGGCACGACTCTTGGTATATAACTCCCCAAGCGCGCGCAACAACGACTTCCACATGATCCCGCTTTGCTGAAGAAACCGAGGGAAGCTTATGAACGTGGACCAACCGTATTTCAACATGGAGGTGGAACCGCAGCTCAACACGCCCCGGATGCGCGAGCTGCAGTGGAGCAAATTGAAGGAGGCGCTCCGTTTCTTTTACGACAAGGTGCCCTTCGAGCGGCGGCGCATGGACCGGGCCGGGGTGCGTCCCGAGGACATCCATTCCTTTGACGATTTCGCCCGCGCCATACCGCACATTGGACAGGCCGACTATCGCGACGCCATGTCCGAAGGAGGATTGGACCTGCCCAAAGTGTACACGGATCTGTTCGGCGAGGAACGATTCAAAGACCTGTTCCTGCTTACGTCCACGTCCGGAACCACGGGCATTCCGACTCCCTACCCGTTATTCAAGTCAGGGCTCGACCGGGTGGCCGACATCTTTGGACGCATGGGATGGCGCGTGGGCATGAGACCCGGCGACCGTCTGGCCCTCTGTTTCGGCCTCAGCATGCACGCGGCGGGCACGCCGCAGATGTTCTGGTTCCGCACCCTGCCCGGATTGACCATTATTCCCATGGGCGCGGAGGCGGGCGCCGAAAGGCTGCTCAACTTCTTCAAGGTCTTCAAGCCCACCATATTCACCGGCACGCCCTCTCTCGCGCTTCACTTGGTGGAACGCGCCCCGGAAGTCCTCGGGCATGGCGTCGGGGAACTGGGCATCCGGATTCTGTTTTGCGGCGGCGAACCGGGCGCCGGTATTCCCGAGGTGCGCCAACGCCTCGAGGGGGAATACCGGGCCAGGCTGTTCGACGTGGGCGCAGGCTATGGATGCTCGTGCGAACATCCAATCTACCAGGGCATGCACTGGGTGGCGGACGACTACTGCTATTACGAACTGGTGGATCCGGAAACCTTCCAGCCGGTCCCCTTCGAGAACGGGGCCACGGGTCTGGCCGTGTTCACGCCCCTCGAACCGCAATACGGACATTTCTTTTTCAGCCTGCGATACACGCTGATGGACATCCATCAGGTATTCACGGACACCTGCGCCTGCGGCAAGTCGGGCTTCCGGTACAAGATCGTGGGGCGCGCCGACGACATGCTCAAAGTCAAGGGCGTACCCGTCTATCCCGCCGGCATCCAGGGCGTCATCCACACGTTCATTCCGCGGGTGACCGGGGCTTTCAAGGTTCTTCTGGACGAGCCGCCTCCGCGTGTGGTTCCTCCATTAAAGCTCAAGATCGAGCACAGTGAAAACGTTACGGAGAGCGATCTGCCGGGTCTTGAGAAAGAGCTGCGGCCCTCCATCACCTGGGTAAAGCCGAACTCCATCGAACGATCGACGAAGAAAACGAAGTTCATCGAGGCGCTGTACGAGAAGAAGTAGCTCCCAATATCCGTTCTTATTAACTCTTAATTTTGGAGGAAAAAATGGCGGAAAGACTTTTCACCCAAGCGGAACTCGAGGAATTCTCCAAAGACTTCATGGGCTTGACGATGGAGGCCTTGGAGAAAGGCGACATTGAAAAGGCGAATCAATGGATACGAAGGCACGACGGAACCAAGGATGCTATTCATGACCTCTATCTACACTGGATTACGGCCCTGCTTTCCCATATTTATGATAACTGGGGGGAAGACGCCGCCGTCAAGGCGGTCAAGGATACGGCCTGTCACGGGCAATCGGGCTGGGCCCTCCCCATTATGAAAGTCAAAGAACAGATTATGCAGGAAAAGGGGCTTAAAGGATATATCGAGTGGATTGTAGACCTTTGGAGACAACATAGCATGTATCCTGGAACCACGTTCGAAGAGGACGACGAGAAGATCATCCTGACCATGAAACAGTGCGGCAGCGGCGGCCGATTGATCAACATGGGCGCCTACGACGGACCATTCGGGTACCGGAAGCTGAAAAAGGCCGGGCCCCACACCTGGGGAGAGGAGAATCTGCCGGTCTATTGTTCCCACTGCCCCTGGGTGCACGAGATCGCTCCGTTGTTTTACGGCGGGCCCGGAGCGCAATTGTGGGTGCACGCGTCTCCGTTCCCGAAAAAGCCCGGCGATCCGTGCATCTATCACATCTACAAGGATCCGGACAAGATTCCGGACAAGTACTACGAGCGCATCGGCATGACGCGCCAGGGGAAAGCGTTGCCGCCCACCTGTGGCGTTGCGCCGGACAAGGACGCGGCTTCCACCTGGACCAAGTAGTTGTGTGCCGGCCTCGGCTTGCATACACTCGTTAACGGAACTCACACGACACAGTGAGCCGCTCCGCCGAAGGCGGTGCGGCCGTGTATAGGGAGCCCGAGTCCCGCCTCCGGCGGGATGTTCAGAGTTTCCCTCAGTACAACACAATACACACCGTTTCTGCACCCAAGGAAGACACGACATGGGAAACCAACCCAAAAAGACGGCGGAAGGGCTGTTTGAACTCCCGGACGGGGACCTCGACAAGGGCTATCTGCTGGGCTCGAAATGCGCTCACTGCGGAATGGTATCCTTCCCCAAACGCAAGATCTGTCCGAGTTGTCTAGCGGACGACGGCATCGAAGAAATCCCCCTCAGCAAGCGGGGCAAGCTCTTTTCCTTTTCGATCAACCAGATGGCTCCCGAGGGGTTCAAAGCGCCCTACGTCATGGGCAAGGTCGACCTGCCGGAACAGGTGCGCATTTTTGCCGTGATTACCGGTTGCCCTCCGGAAGAGGACGCGTTGAGCATCGGCATGGACATGGAAATGGCTTTCGAACCCGTGTATCGGGGCAAGAACGGCGAGCCGCTGGTGGGGTATACCTTTCGACCCGCAGGTCGCGCGACGAAATAAACCGGGAAGGAATCAGATATGGGTAAACCGGCAAGAAACGTAGCCGTCATCGGCATAGGCATGACGAAGTTCGGCAAGCATCCCGAGCTGTCGCTCAAGGACCTGGCCCGGGAAGCCGGCTGGGCGGCCATCCGCGACGCGGGCGTCGATCCCCGGAACATCGAAGTGATCTACTGCGGCAATTCGGTCGAAGGGCTGCTGTCCGGGCAGGAAGACGTTCGCGGACAAGTGGTCATGCGGGAGATGGGCCTGGCGGGCAAGGCGGTCATCAATACGCCCAATGCCTGTGCGTCGTCTTCCACCTCGTTTCGCGAGGCCTGGCTCGCCGTGGCGTCGGGAGTGTACGATATCGCCCTGGCCGTGGGTTTCGAAAAGCTGTACATCGATGACACCGCC
Coding sequences within:
- a CDS encoding Zn-ribbon domain-containing OB-fold protein, which gives rise to MGNQPKKTAEGLFELPDGDLDKGYLLGSKCAHCGMVSFPKRKICPSCLADDGIEEIPLSKRGKLFSFSINQMAPEGFKAPYVMGKVDLPEQVRIFAVITGCPPEEDALSIGMDMEMAFEPVYRGKNGEPLVGYTFRPAGRATK
- a CDS encoding AMP-binding protein, encoding MNVDQPYFNMEVEPQLNTPRMRELQWSKLKEALRFFYDKVPFERRRMDRAGVRPEDIHSFDDFARAIPHIGQADYRDAMSEGGLDLPKVYTDLFGEERFKDLFLLTSTSGTTGIPTPYPLFKSGLDRVADIFGRMGWRVGMRPGDRLALCFGLSMHAAGTPQMFWFRTLPGLTIIPMGAEAGAERLLNFFKVFKPTIFTGTPSLALHLVERAPEVLGHGVGELGIRILFCGGEPGAGIPEVRQRLEGEYRARLFDVGAGYGCSCEHPIYQGMHWVADDYCYYELVDPETFQPVPFENGATGLAVFTPLEPQYGHFFFSLRYTLMDIHQVFTDTCACGKSGFRYKIVGRADDMLKVKGVPVYPAGIQGVIHTFIPRVTGAFKVLLDEPPPRVVPPLKLKIEHSENVTESDLPGLEKELRPSITWVKPNSIERSTKKTKFIEALYEKK